A window of Candidatus Thermoplasmatota archaeon genomic DNA:
AGTGGGAGCCCATTCCCGTCTCCACCTGACGGAACTGCGTCGCGCTTCCGTGCGTGACGTAGACCTTCCCGCCAACCGCGTATCTGTTCGGGCATCCCAAAGGCTGGACTTTCAGCCAGCTGTTCGAGTTCCCGTTGTTCCGGAAGAACCTCAGCTCGTGGAGCGCCCCGGGCGTGGATATGTTCTTCCCGCCCGAAACAAGGTCCAGATCGCCATCGTTGTCGTAGTCTGCCCAAGCACCCGCATAGGTATTCCAGACCATGACGTCGGCTATTCCGGTCATGTTGGTGAACCATACCGTCCCGTTGTCCGCGTAGCTATTGCTGTACAGGAAGGAGTGCGCGTGCTGAACCGCGTCGTACACCTGCACAATCCACAGGTCCAAGTCCCCGTCGTTGTCGTAGTCCGCGAAGGCGGCGTTCGAGAAGAGCTCGTCCTTGTAGTGGATCCCATGAACGGTTCCTGGCGGGTTTACGGGAATGCCCGAGGCGTTCCTGATATCAGTGAAGTTCCAGGCTGGAGGTCCGCTGTTGATGTAAAGCCTCGAGTCATCGCAGATGTATCCTCTGTACCACGGTGCTGGTCCGTTATCCTTGTGTGCCAGATTCGCCGTGAAGAGATCCAGGTAACCATCATTGTTCAGATCTGCCCAAGAGGACCCAATGGTATGACCGTAGTGTACTCCAGGGTAGTACCAAAAAGTATGCGGGTTACCAGCCACGTTCCTATCAAATGCGGCTTCCGTGAACGTTCCATTTCCATTGTTCAGCCACAGATAGTTCGGCACCAGCCGGTAGTTGGAGATGTAAACATCGAGGTCCCCATCGTCGTCGAAATCCGCCCAGGCGACACCTCTTCCGTATGCTGGGTCAGAGTAGTCATCGATGCCCGCTGAGACAGTGACGTCCGTGAATGTCCCGTCACCGTTGTTGTGGTAGAGGATGTCAGGGAAGTGTGTGGATCCGGATTCGCCGTTCGCCACGTAGAGATCGAGGAAGCCATCGCCGTCGAAATCTCCCCAGCCCGCCGCGGACGTCGGAGCGTTGTCGTAGACATTCCCCGCAGCGACGGTCACGTTGCTGAACGTCCCGTTGCCGTTGTTCTTCCACAGGATGTCCCAGCTACCCTGTCCTGCTCCGGAGTAGAGGTCAAGCCACCCGTCGTTGTTGTAGTCCCCCCAGACGCCGTTGCCCACACCGCCAGTGAGACCGGACTGGCTCGTCACGTCGGTGAAGTTCCACGCTGGCGGGCCGCTGTTCCTGAAGAGACGCCGCCCGTTGATCAGGAGATCCTGGTATCCATCGTTGTCGTAGTCCCCCCAGGACATGAAGCTCCCGCCGACACCGCCTAGACCGATGTCATGGGCGATGTTCGTGAACGTCACGTCGTTGAGCACGACCGGGTTCTCGTCCGATCTTGTCCTTTCGGTGATGGAATCCCTTGGTCCGACATGAAGCACGATTCCCAAAACTAACAAAGCGCAAAGCAGCAAAGTGATTCTCTTTTTCGACACCAAGTCCTGCCCCCTACGGGAAGAGGATTTTCCACTCGATATTTAAATGTGAACCCGCGAAACCGAGAAGACGGGTACTGGCTATGACTGGCTCCGCAAGTTATATATGCTGGCTACCCCATTCGGGGGCACTCTGTGATGGAGTGAGGGGGAGGACATTGGAAGTCCGGCATCGATTCGAGGCCCGGAACCTAGACGGGAAGAGCATTTGGGATGTGCCCGATTCTTGGGGCGTCTACGTCCTTAGGGACAGGAAATTCAACGTGAGCTACGTCGGGAGCACACCGGCTCTCCGAACAAGACTATTCCAGCATTTTCAATCGAGAGACATACCCGAAGCGAAGTACTTTGAGTGCTATCAGGTCGAGAACGAGAGAGACGCTATCGAACTTCTGCACGAGATGAAGGAGACCAGGAACGTAGTCGCCTAGGCGTCTGGAGTGCTGCATCCATGAACGATTCTAGCTCGGGCTCTATCGCAGTAGCTTTATAAGAGAAGTCATCTATTTTGCGGTTGATGCCTGAAGAGGACTATCGCCTCGCCTTTTTTCAGGAGAATGGCTTCGCGCGGAGGGAATGCCCGACCTGCGGGAGGTTCTTCTGGACGGCGGGGGACGCGGAGGTCTGCGGGGAGGCGCCCTGCACGGAGTACTCCTTCATTGGCAAGTCGCCGATGAAGAGGTCCCTCACCGTCTCCGAGATGCGGGAGGAGTTCCT
This region includes:
- a CDS encoding VCBS repeat-containing protein is translated as MLHVGPRDSITERTRSDENPVVLNDVTFTNIAHDIGLGGVGGSFMSWGDYDNDGYQDLLINGRRLFRNSGPPAWNFTDVTSQSGLTGGVGNGVWGDYNNDGWLDLYSGAGQGSWDILWKNNGNGTFSNVTVAAGNVYDNAPTSAAGWGDFDGDGFLDLYVANGESGSTHFPDILYHNNGDGTFTDVTVSAGIDDYSDPAYGRGVAWADFDDDGDLDVYISNYRLVPNYLWLNNGNGTFTEAAFDRNVAGNPHTFWYYPGVHYGHTIGSSWADLNNDGYLDLFTANLAHKDNGPAPWYRGYICDDSRLYINSGPPAWNFTDIRNASGIPVNPPGTVHGIHYKDELFSNAAFADYDNDGDLDLWIVQVYDAVQHAHSFLYSNSYADNGTVWFTNMTGIADVMVWNTYAGAWADYDNDGDLDLVSGGKNISTPGALHELRFFRNNGNSNSWLKVQPLGCPNRYAVGGKVYVTHGSATQFRQVETGMGSH
- a CDS encoding GIY-YIG nuclease family protein gives rise to the protein MEVRHRFEARNLDGKSIWDVPDSWGVYVLRDRKFNVSYVGSTPALRTRLFQHFQSRDIPEAKYFECYQVENERDAIELLHEMKETRNVVA